One part of the Bdellovibrio bacteriovorus genome encodes these proteins:
- a CDS encoding fibrinogen-like YCDxxxxGGGW domain-containing protein yields MKIIGKIAFILAVSPLLVALNTQDTGHRVNRGTTKAIHAHNVCKKVVNATADKDFFVPTKTAAEWTAFRAATITSVSLTKCGSCLDILNNNGSEGDGIYYIDPTGSSPYPVYCDMTTDGGGWTRIFKHNISGGYFTDATDASSKNTTTPTADLYSILNKIDHFKTPGNKYQFRLTWPGENLKNIWFQTTNPTADVNVAGYKTVFVQGYTNYWGGLELGNGAHGPAQTSSYLEGSVNHVNWFYSVGAYVVWGTTPPGIPASDVLGASHGVQEVNLWMKEDDTHTVYNSCKAILDAGASKGDGIYTIDIDGAGATAPYEVFCDMTTSGGGWTLVAYSNGTVTGTTPNDFFVNTYNLAAAGKHIMPTQQASVNPEAFSIAVNTTDAMFVSPSYNSGAPIIDLAGGNWNYNNTKCTGNLRHTSRTAGCAGQNANDNYNSSDAFNIAFNSGNEGIVPTYKATEVCYSGKGNACNFKFYLR; encoded by the coding sequence GTGAAGATCATCGGAAAGATCGCCTTCATTCTAGCCGTGTCACCTTTGCTGGTGGCACTGAACACCCAGGACACAGGTCACAGGGTGAATCGTGGCACCACCAAAGCCATCCATGCCCATAACGTCTGCAAGAAAGTGGTCAATGCCACGGCCGACAAAGATTTCTTTGTTCCGACCAAAACGGCGGCAGAGTGGACGGCGTTTCGGGCCGCTACGATCACCAGTGTCTCTTTGACCAAGTGTGGTTCCTGTCTGGATATTTTGAACAACAACGGTTCTGAAGGGGATGGGATCTATTACATCGATCCCACGGGCAGTTCTCCGTATCCCGTTTACTGTGACATGACCACCGATGGTGGGGGATGGACCCGGATTTTCAAACACAATATCTCCGGCGGGTATTTTACTGATGCGACGGATGCCAGCAGTAAAAACACGACCACTCCGACAGCGGATCTGTATTCCATTCTTAATAAAATCGATCACTTTAAAACTCCCGGCAACAAGTATCAGTTCCGACTGACCTGGCCTGGAGAAAACTTAAAAAACATCTGGTTTCAAACCACTAACCCCACGGCCGACGTGAATGTGGCCGGCTATAAGACTGTCTTTGTTCAGGGTTATACCAACTATTGGGGTGGACTTGAATTGGGGAACGGCGCTCATGGCCCTGCGCAAACATCGTCGTATCTGGAAGGTTCAGTGAATCACGTGAACTGGTTTTATTCCGTTGGTGCCTATGTGGTTTGGGGCACAACTCCACCGGGGATTCCGGCTTCTGATGTGCTTGGTGCAAGCCATGGGGTGCAGGAAGTGAATCTGTGGATGAAAGAAGATGACACTCACACGGTCTATAATTCCTGTAAAGCGATCCTGGATGCCGGGGCCTCCAAAGGTGACGGAATCTATACGATCGATATTGACGGAGCCGGAGCCACAGCGCCTTATGAGGTCTTCTGCGACATGACCACCTCCGGCGGGGGCTGGACACTGGTGGCATACTCCAACGGCACGGTCACGGGCACAACACCGAATGATTTCTTTGTGAATACCTACAATCTGGCGGCGGCGGGTAAACACATAATGCCGACGCAGCAGGCTTCCGTGAATCCTGAAGCGTTTTCCATTGCAGTGAACACGACGGATGCCATGTTTGTTTCCCCGTCTTACAACAGTGGAGCTCCAATCATTGATCTGGCTGGCGGCAACTGGAACTATAACAATACCAAGTGTACCGGGAATTTGCGCCACACCAGCCGAACTGCCGGGTGCGCCGGGCAAAATGCCAATGACAATTACAATTCTTCCGATGCGTTTAACATAGCATTTAATTCCGGGAATGAGGGGATCGTGCCGACGTACAAAGCGACGGAGGTCTGCTACAGTGGCAAAGGAAACGCCTGTAACTTTAAATTCTATCTTCGCTAA
- a CDS encoding sensor histidine kinase, with protein MFLKKIYNFFQSFSIRLRLSLIFVLIFGATTVFFNMFLFQMMIDTLQQDFDDALFNYCVDVSDGIEIGIKGDLSFPPLRLDHGKILPFPLGTALIQVRHSSGAVLARVGNFGEFNPPYKKDFERIWKGEEATYRTIEHIRNIPSAEADSYRLISFPLDNAAKPQLMLQIAVPMTLMETQIQKRLTLLQLGIPFVLFVATLGGMFLSARALNPVNNIINIAKEIKVTELSKRVPVPNANDEIKQLSLTLNEMLDRIQQAFQSQERFVADASHQLLTPLTIMRGEMELLQKTEKRDVDQFIKSALQEVDNLSSIVQEMLLLARVDAGIGALNLEDLDFDELVFEALTRCEKLAKSKDIKLKVTINNETGEEHKHIRGDNDLLTNLIVNIVENAIKYSPNQEVVSVTVNHGRETTELLVEDNGPGIPEEQLPFIFERFSRGSNMETRVKGFGLGLAIAQKIAILHNAKLSAQNHSGTGAKFGFEIKNI; from the coding sequence ATGTTCTTAAAGAAAATCTATAACTTCTTTCAAAGCTTCAGCATCCGTCTGCGCCTGTCACTGATCTTCGTGCTGATCTTCGGCGCGACCACGGTCTTTTTTAACATGTTCCTGTTCCAGATGATGATCGACACTCTTCAACAGGATTTCGATGATGCGCTTTTCAACTATTGCGTCGACGTTTCTGACGGGATCGAAATCGGCATCAAGGGCGATTTAAGCTTTCCGCCTTTAAGACTGGATCACGGTAAAATCCTTCCCTTCCCTCTGGGAACCGCGTTGATTCAGGTGCGCCACAGCTCCGGGGCCGTACTGGCGCGAGTCGGGAATTTCGGTGAATTCAATCCGCCCTACAAGAAGGATTTTGAACGCATCTGGAAAGGTGAAGAAGCCACCTATCGAACCATTGAACACATCCGCAACATCCCTTCGGCCGAGGCCGATTCCTACCGGCTGATTTCCTTCCCGCTGGATAACGCCGCCAAACCCCAGTTGATGCTGCAAATTGCGGTGCCGATGACCCTGATGGAAACCCAGATTCAAAAACGTCTGACGCTGCTGCAATTGGGTATTCCGTTTGTGCTTTTCGTGGCCACCCTGGGCGGAATGTTCCTGTCGGCCCGCGCGCTGAACCCGGTGAACAACATCATTAACATTGCCAAGGAAATCAAAGTCACCGAGCTTTCCAAAAGAGTCCCCGTCCCCAATGCCAACGACGAAATCAAACAACTGTCCTTGACGCTCAATGAAATGCTGGACCGTATCCAGCAGGCCTTTCAGTCACAGGAGCGTTTCGTCGCGGATGCTTCACACCAGTTGCTGACCCCGCTGACGATCATGCGTGGTGAAATGGAACTGCTGCAAAAAACGGAAAAGCGTGATGTGGATCAATTCATTAAAAGTGCATTGCAGGAAGTGGACAATCTTTCCAGCATCGTGCAGGAGATGCTGCTGCTAGCCCGTGTGGACGCGGGTATTGGCGCCCTGAATCTGGAAGACCTGGACTTTGATGAACTGGTTTTCGAAGCGCTGACTCGTTGTGAGAAACTGGCCAAGTCCAAAGACATCAAACTGAAAGTCACAATTAACAATGAAACCGGAGAAGAGCACAAACACATTCGTGGCGACAATGATCTGCTGACGAATCTCATTGTGAACATCGTGGAAAATGCCATCAAGTATTCACCGAATCAGGAAGTGGTCTCTGTCACGGTTAATCACGGCCGTGAAACAACGGAACTGCTGGTGGAAGACAATGGCCCTGGCATCCCGGAAGAACAGCTGCCGTTCATCTTTGAGCGCTTCTCGCGCGGCTCCAATATGGAGACTCGTGTTAAAGGCTTTGGTCTAGGTTTAGCCATCGCGCAAAAAATCGCCATCCTTCATAATGCCAAGCTAAGTGCTCAGAATCATTCAGGGACCGGTGCGAAGTTCGGCTTTGAAATTAAAAACATTTAA
- a CDS encoding response regulator transcription factor, which yields MRILVVEDQIKMANFLKKGLNEVGYAVDLAESGSAAESYMAQGDYDLVILDVMLPDQSGIDTARHIRRDGYEGPILMLTALSTTKDKVHGLDAGADDYLTKPYSFDELHARVRALLRRKAPINGTTTNVLKYADLELDLIQRKARRNSQEISLTSKEFALLEYFMRNPERPLGRVSIAEHVWDIHFDSESNVIDVYINLLRKKIDVPFPKRLIHTVVGTGYVLKENL from the coding sequence ATGCGGATTCTAGTCGTTGAAGATCAGATAAAAATGGCGAACTTTTTGAAAAAGGGCCTCAATGAGGTCGGCTATGCCGTGGACCTGGCTGAAAGCGGCTCTGCCGCGGAATCTTACATGGCTCAAGGCGATTATGATCTGGTGATTCTGGACGTGATGCTGCCGGATCAAAGTGGTATCGACACCGCCCGCCACATCCGCCGTGACGGCTATGAAGGCCCCATCCTGATGCTGACGGCACTGTCCACCACGAAGGACAAGGTTCACGGACTGGATGCCGGTGCGGATGACTATCTGACCAAACCTTATTCTTTTGACGAACTTCACGCCCGCGTGCGCGCCCTGCTTCGCCGTAAAGCCCCTATCAACGGCACCACCACCAATGTTCTGAAGTATGCGGATCTGGAACTGGATCTGATCCAGCGCAAAGCCCGCAGAAATTCCCAGGAGATCTCTTTGACCTCCAAAGAATTTGCCCTGCTGGAATACTTTATGCGAAATCCAGAGCGTCCTTTGGGGCGGGTCTCTATCGCTGAACACGTCTGGGACATTCACTTTGATTCTGAAAGCAACGTGATTGACGTCTATATCAATCTGTTGCGCAAAAAAATCGATGTCCCGTTCCCGAAACGTCTGATTCATACGGTGGTGGGCACAGGGTATGTTCTTAAAGAAAATCTATAA
- a CDS encoding tail fiber domain-containing protein: MKNYGTLTALFFVSLLTTVAHASPAALTYQGRIVKSSGAPLEYNAVAFQFEILAPNKVCVLYREQLNHIDMTNSGGVFDVKIGASHSYPAAPTFTILDAFNNGNPFTCDGGSPYNPGLTDGRFLRVKFHDGAQWQTISPDNEIRTVPFAGFASSAATLGSHVATDFVMKTEVNAGADCGAGSFLTWNAATKEFGCAGVSGASGGTVQSVGASAGSNPYLTVSADTVNPVITLNVGTVAGTVAAGNDARFSDARTPTGAAGGALTGTYPNPGLADNAVTTPKIAAGAVSTEKLFANPGISRLVMTDSSTGATLAPLSCGANQLLTWSVALGWQCTNQTSLAVGSATQATNFLGSLAGDVTGTQGATVVGQIKGYPLDFTVAPTNNQVLKFNGTSWYAAADSNAGGTVTNVTGTAPISVATGTTTPVISISQANTTTNGYLSSADWNTFNGKQNALGFTPLNPANNLSELTATATTARTNLGLGTAAVKDAPAAGDATAAQVVLGNDSRLTNSRAPSGAAGGDLTGTYPNPTLANVVTAGTGTKITYDAKGRVTSSAGLAAGDIPNLDWSKITSGKPTTLSGYGITDSLVSNAGGSPSIQSGTDAAKPASPAAGAIYFASDTKVIYQYNAGSWVAIASSAGAGGTITALTGDVTASGNGTVSATVNSVGGSSAANINTATVAANAATNLNTASTIVKRDGSGNFAAGAISAGSVVLRDTGSNTVTLQAPNTVTTSYVLRFPAAVGSANQVLTTDASGNLSWTTPAVTSGVAVTSPIVNSGTAAAPNIGIQQANGSQAGYLSAADWTAFNSKQSTSLAPANILVGNGSSVATAVAPSGDVSMTNAGAFTVTKVQSTAVSSTAPTAAGQVLRYNGTTQYAPAFLQLGDLRSTITPFGGVFASTACTTSQTMYYNAATDTFLCQSISVTAANFANQAQNSFFAGPSTGGAGAPAFRAIAAADLPTVGTAGTYRSVTTDAYGRVTAGTNPTTASGYGLTDVFVNGGNSFGAAAIVGTNDAQSLQFETAGTVKMTVDIAGNVGVGTASPITPLHVNGAAIIGTGNTTFTNASNWVFGSSNSITNSGGGNASSMNIVGSSNAIITNLLNFSYSLDVFGRSNTVNANSGNSVVIGRSNNVTSSNSVTIGNSITNSVLGSLQMGISNTAKMTILSSGYFGINTTTPSVALEVNGDVKAASYLYTSDARLKKDVVTLPMALENVLKLRGVNFVWKNNGEKTMGFIAQEVEAVYPELVRTDKQSGYKAVQYGNIVAVLVEALKQEHAERLQDKELCQGQIAQVSRGLASVNESSDSRLKKLEQENQDLKARLERLEKALLNGK; the protein is encoded by the coding sequence ATGAAAAACTACGGAACGTTAACGGCACTTTTCTTTGTTAGCCTCTTAACAACGGTGGCTCATGCCAGTCCGGCGGCGCTGACTTATCAGGGACGCATCGTTAAAAGCAGTGGGGCACCGCTGGAATACAATGCGGTCGCCTTCCAGTTTGAAATTCTGGCGCCGAATAAAGTCTGCGTTCTTTACCGCGAGCAACTTAATCACATCGACATGACGAATTCAGGCGGGGTCTTCGACGTTAAGATCGGGGCTTCGCACAGTTATCCGGCAGCGCCGACATTCACAATTCTGGATGCTTTTAACAACGGCAATCCTTTCACGTGTGACGGCGGTTCTCCTTACAACCCGGGACTGACTGATGGGCGTTTCCTGCGTGTGAAATTCCACGATGGGGCTCAGTGGCAGACGATTTCTCCGGACAATGAAATCCGCACGGTTCCTTTTGCAGGTTTTGCTTCTTCCGCTGCGACTTTGGGTTCGCATGTGGCAACTGACTTTGTGATGAAAACGGAAGTTAACGCTGGTGCTGATTGCGGTGCCGGCAGCTTCCTGACTTGGAATGCGGCGACCAAAGAATTTGGTTGTGCGGGTGTGTCTGGTGCCAGCGGCGGAACGGTTCAGTCCGTGGGGGCATCTGCTGGCAGCAATCCTTATCTGACAGTTTCAGCAGATACGGTGAATCCGGTGATCACGTTGAACGTGGGCACTGTGGCTGGCACCGTGGCGGCGGGTAATGATGCGCGCTTTAGTGATGCGCGTACTCCGACGGGTGCTGCGGGGGGTGCTTTGACGGGCACTTATCCTAATCCGGGTCTTGCTGACAATGCGGTGACGACTCCTAAAATTGCCGCAGGCGCGGTTTCCACCGAAAAGCTTTTTGCCAATCCGGGCATCAGCCGTCTGGTGATGACGGATTCTTCGACGGGCGCGACGCTGGCTCCGCTGTCTTGTGGTGCCAATCAGTTGCTGACCTGGTCTGTGGCTTTGGGCTGGCAGTGCACAAATCAAACTTCGCTGGCTGTGGGATCGGCAACTCAAGCGACGAACTTCCTGGGAAGTCTTGCCGGGGATGTGACGGGCACTCAGGGTGCGACGGTGGTTGGTCAGATTAAAGGTTACCCTCTGGATTTCACGGTAGCTCCAACCAACAATCAGGTTCTGAAATTCAACGGCACCAGTTGGTATGCGGCCGCAGACAGCAATGCCGGCGGTACGGTCACGAATGTGACAGGCACTGCGCCGATTTCTGTGGCGACAGGCACGACGACCCCGGTGATCTCGATTTCTCAAGCGAACACAACGACAAACGGTTACTTGTCTTCAGCGGACTGGAACACCTTTAATGGAAAACAAAATGCGCTGGGCTTCACACCGCTGAATCCAGCAAATAATTTGAGCGAGCTGACGGCAACAGCTACGACAGCCCGTACCAATCTGGGTTTGGGAACTGCGGCCGTGAAAGATGCTCCGGCGGCCGGGGACGCGACAGCGGCTCAAGTGGTGCTGGGGAATGATTCGCGCCTGACGAACTCTCGTGCTCCATCGGGTGCAGCGGGCGGAGATCTGACCGGCACTTATCCGAATCCGACGCTGGCGAATGTGGTGACGGCTGGTACCGGAACGAAAATCACTTATGATGCTAAAGGGCGCGTGACCTCATCCGCTGGCCTTGCGGCGGGCGACATCCCGAATCTGGATTGGTCTAAGATCACCTCCGGCAAGCCGACAACATTGTCAGGTTATGGCATCACCGATTCATTGGTTTCAAATGCCGGTGGTTCACCAAGCATTCAGTCCGGTACCGATGCTGCAAAACCTGCCAGTCCGGCGGCTGGCGCGATTTATTTCGCTTCTGATACGAAAGTAATTTATCAGTATAATGCCGGTTCTTGGGTGGCGATTGCTTCTTCCGCAGGTGCGGGTGGTACCATCACGGCCCTTACAGGTGATGTGACGGCTTCTGGTAATGGCACAGTCAGCGCGACAGTAAACTCTGTTGGCGGCTCTTCAGCGGCAAATATCAATACCGCAACTGTGGCGGCCAATGCTGCGACAAACTTGAATACTGCAAGTACGATTGTTAAACGCGATGGGTCCGGTAATTTTGCAGCCGGAGCGATCAGCGCGGGCTCTGTGGTTCTGCGTGACACGGGCTCCAACACGGTGACTTTGCAGGCTCCAAACACTGTGACGACTTCTTATGTGTTGAGATTCCCGGCGGCGGTGGGCTCAGCCAACCAGGTATTGACGACGGATGCTTCGGGAAATCTTTCCTGGACGACTCCGGCCGTGACTTCAGGTGTGGCGGTGACTTCTCCGATTGTGAACTCGGGCACGGCGGCGGCTCCGAATATCGGTATTCAACAGGCCAACGGTTCTCAAGCCGGTTATCTGTCGGCGGCAGACTGGACAGCATTTAATTCAAAACAATCCACTTCTTTGGCTCCGGCCAATATTCTTGTGGGTAACGGTTCCAGTGTGGCGACGGCGGTGGCTCCATCGGGCGATGTGAGTATGACGAACGCGGGTGCCTTTACCGTGACCAAGGTTCAAAGCACGGCGGTTAGCAGCACGGCGCCAACGGCGGCGGGTCAGGTTCTTCGTTATAACGGGACAACTCAATATGCACCGGCCTTCTTGCAACTGGGTGATTTGCGCTCGACGATCACTCCGTTTGGTGGGGTGTTTGCAAGCACGGCTTGTACGACTTCTCAGACTATGTATTACAATGCAGCGACCGACACGTTCCTGTGTCAGTCGATTTCGGTGACGGCGGCTAACTTTGCCAATCAGGCGCAGAACTCATTCTTCGCGGGTCCTTCTACAGGTGGTGCAGGGGCGCCAGCATTCCGCGCCATTGCGGCTGCGGATCTTCCGACTGTGGGTACAGCAGGAACCTATCGTTCTGTGACGACAGACGCCTATGGCCGTGTGACCGCAGGAACAAATCCAACGACGGCCAGCGGGTATGGTTTGACGGATGTCTTTGTCAATGGCGGCAACAGCTTCGGTGCTGCGGCGATAGTGGGAACAAACGATGCTCAGAGTCTGCAGTTTGAAACCGCCGGTACAGTGAAAATGACGGTGGACATTGCAGGCAATGTGGGTGTCGGAACCGCTTCGCCAATTACTCCACTGCATGTCAATGGTGCGGCCATCATCGGAACCGGAAATACGACTTTCACCAATGCCTCCAACTGGGTGTTTGGCTCTTCCAATTCGATCACGAACTCGGGTGGGGGTAATGCTTCTTCGATGAATATTGTGGGCTCTAGCAATGCTATCATCACAAATTTACTGAACTTCAGCTACAGTCTGGATGTGTTTGGTCGCAGCAATACCGTGAATGCCAACTCGGGGAATTCCGTGGTGATCGGGCGCAGCAATAATGTGACTTCATCCAACTCGGTGACTATCGGTAACAGTATAACCAACAGCGTGCTTGGTTCTTTGCAAATGGGTATCAGTAACACCGCGAAGATGACCATTCTTAGCTCGGGTTACTTCGGTATCAATACGACGACACCAAGTGTGGCCCTGGAAGTAAACGGCGACGTGAAAGCTGCTTCCTATCTTTACACTTCCGATGCGCGCCTGAAAAAAGACGTTGTGACTTTGCCGATGGCACTGGAAAACGTGCTGAAACTTCGTGGGGTGAATTTCGTCTGGAAGAACAACGGCGAAAAGACCATGGGTTTCATCGCGCAGGAAGTGGAAGCAGTTTATCCTGAACTGGTTCGCACCGACAAACAGTCCGGATATAAAGCCGTTCAATACGGAAATATCGTGGCAGTTCTGGTAGAAGCCCTGAAACAGGAACACGCAGAACGTCTGCAGGACAAAGAGCTTTGCCAAGGGCAGATTGCCCAGGTGTCCCGCGGTCTGGCCAGCGTGAATGAATCTTCCGACAGCCGTTTGAAAAAACTGGAACAGGAAAATCAGGATCTGAAAGCACGTCTGGAGCGTCTGGAAAAAGCTTTGTTGAACGGAAAATAA
- a CDS encoding fibrinogen-like YCDxxxxGGGW domain-containing protein, which translates to MKLRIALMIMMAPFVLGINTLSEGYRIPVGGSTRVYVPYVSSQGSCYIVTNNHASSDLFVPTKTSTEWTAFIGASKPAFIVATQCYPKSCKEIKDLMGSPTDGTYTIDSDGTGANAQYSAYCDMTTDGGGWTRIFRHNTAGGYFASTADAQSKNTGAPTGNLYSQLTKIPDFATNGKYRFRQTWPGYSNKNIWLQSTNPLSDVVVSGWTPIMATAITDKWGGLELGNGTHGPINNNQALLDGSVQISDWWYAIGSTVAYGTPAGIPAASSMIGTGAGVAEVNLWIKEDDTYTTYNSCKAILDAGASIGSGLYTINPGGGGAIPVYCDMTTDGGGWTRILNHNYSDGVFANVAETLSYNSGAPLAGRYSIMGRVAGFYRSGKLELKINWPGSGSAIRNWWTQTSNFTSQPVAGYVAVAIESTSNYWGGLEYNGASNTALADGSANHSNWFYAVGMMAPAGYGTPVGIPACDTVTGAGTIGVPRVELWVK; encoded by the coding sequence ATGAAACTGCGAATTGCATTGATGATTATGATGGCGCCATTTGTTTTGGGGATCAACACCCTGAGCGAAGGCTATCGTATTCCGGTGGGCGGTTCCACACGTGTGTACGTCCCTTACGTAAGCTCTCAAGGGTCCTGCTATATTGTGACCAACAATCACGCCAGCAGTGATCTGTTCGTGCCTACCAAAACTTCGACCGAATGGACTGCGTTTATCGGTGCATCGAAGCCGGCATTCATTGTGGCGACTCAGTGCTATCCGAAATCCTGTAAAGAGATCAAAGATCTGATGGGAAGCCCGACCGATGGCACCTATACGATTGATTCGGATGGGACCGGAGCGAATGCGCAGTATTCCGCGTATTGTGACATGACGACCGACGGCGGCGGCTGGACACGCATCTTCCGTCACAACACGGCGGGCGGCTATTTTGCGAGCACGGCCGATGCGCAGTCTAAAAACACCGGTGCTCCGACGGGGAATCTGTATTCGCAACTGACCAAAATTCCAGACTTTGCAACTAACGGCAAGTATCGCTTCCGTCAGACGTGGCCCGGGTATTCCAATAAAAATATCTGGCTTCAGAGCACAAACCCGCTTAGTGACGTGGTTGTGAGCGGGTGGACGCCCATCATGGCAACAGCGATCACCGATAAATGGGGCGGTCTGGAACTGGGGAACGGAACCCACGGCCCTATCAACAACAATCAGGCTTTGCTGGATGGTTCAGTGCAGATTTCCGACTGGTGGTATGCGATCGGATCGACGGTGGCTTATGGAACACCTGCGGGAATTCCCGCCGCCAGTTCCATGATCGGAACCGGGGCCGGCGTGGCGGAGGTGAATCTGTGGATCAAAGAGGACGACACATACACCACCTACAACTCCTGTAAAGCGATCCTGGATGCGGGAGCGTCCATTGGCTCGGGACTTTATACGATCAATCCCGGTGGTGGCGGCGCGATTCCGGTTTACTGTGACATGACCACCGATGGTGGCGGCTGGACTCGAATTCTGAACCACAATTATTCCGACGGAGTGTTTGCCAACGTCGCAGAGACGTTAAGCTACAACTCGGGGGCGCCGCTTGCGGGCCGCTACTCGATCATGGGCCGAGTGGCTGGATTCTATCGCTCTGGCAAGCTGGAGTTGAAAATCAACTGGCCGGGCTCGGGCAGTGCCATCCGCAACTGGTGGACTCAGACCAGCAACTTCACTTCACAACCGGTGGCCGGATATGTGGCGGTGGCGATTGAATCCACCTCGAACTATTGGGGTGGTCTTGAATACAATGGTGCCAGCAACACAGCTTTGGCCGACGGTTCGGCCAATCACTCGAACTGGTTTTATGCGGTGGGGATGATGGCTCCGGCGGGGTATGGGACTCCAGTGGGGATTCCGGCTTGTGATACGGTTACGGGGGCGGGGACGATTGGTGTTCCGCGTGTGGAACTCTGGGTGAAATAA